A genome region from Macaca fascicularis isolate 582-1 chromosome 3, T2T-MFA8v1.1 includes the following:
- the LOC123572271 gene encoding kinesin-like protein KIF19 isoform X2, giving the protein MEVISDLPREIKHLKSKIGKREKEKKSEASIRDARVPMLSHDTEEDSHVQMNKIWAQLIGAFKEQMEMRHSLVELKNTNIELHTDVSRHLLSIAELGWSTRRGRRHRWRGCCPGGSPARTSRRCCGCCAGRTSWRWRTRSCRPTTCAARTGCARRTL; this is encoded by the exons ATGGAGGTCATCTCCGACCTGCCCAGGGAGATCAAGCACCTTAAATCAAAAATTGGGAAgcgagaaaaggagaagaaaagtgaAGCCAGCATCCGGGACGCCCGAG TCCCAATGCTGTCCCATGACACAGAGGAGGACAGCCACGTACAGATGAACAAGATCTGGGCACAGCTCATCGGGGCCTTCAAGGAGCAGATGGAGATGCGACACAGCCTGGTGGAGCTGAAGAACACCAACATTGAGCTGCACACGGACGTGTCCCGCCACCTGCTGTCCATTGCAGA GCTGGGCTGGAGCACGCGAAGAGGAAGACGTCACAGATGGAGAGGCTGCTGCCCAGGCGGGTCACCAGCGAGGACCAGCAGGAGGTGCTGCGGCTGCTGTGCAGGGCGCACGAGCTGGAGGTGGAGAACACGGAGCTGCAGGCCTACAACCTGTGCCGCAAGAACCGGCTGTGCCAGAAGGACTTTGTGA